From Vigna unguiculata cultivar IT97K-499-35 chromosome 5, ASM411807v1, whole genome shotgun sequence, the proteins below share one genomic window:
- the LOC114183711 gene encoding serine carboxypeptidase-like 45, which translates to MCSLLWSSIVMCVTIQLLQLGIVHPSPSHIRITHLPGQPQVEFHQFSGYVNVDDRNQQALFFYFAEAEKDAASKPLVLWLNGGPGCSSLGVGAFSENGPFRPKGEGLVRNQFSWNREANMLYLETPIGVGFSYSTDTSAYEGVNDKITARDNLVFLKNWFIKFPEYRNRSLFIVGESYAGHYVPQLAELMLQFNKKEKLFNLKGIALGNPVLEFATDFNSRAEFFWSHGLISDTTYKVFSSVCNYSRYVREYYNGAVSPVCSSVMSQVSTETSRFVDKYDVTLDVCLSSVFSQTKVLNPQQVTETIDVCVEDETVNYLNRKDVQSALHARLVGVQRWSACSNVLDYELRDLEIPTITVVGKLVQEGIPVLVYSGDQDSVIPLTGSRTLVHKLAKKLGLKTTVPYRVWFEKQQVGGWTQVYGDILSFATIRGASHEAPFSQPERSLVLFKSFLEGRPMPQEF; encoded by the exons ATGTGTTCTCTTCTTTGGAGTTCCATTGTTATGTGTGTAACAATTCAACTTCTTCAGCTTGGCATTGTGCACCCTTCACCCTCTCATATTAGGATCACTCACTTACCGGGCCAACCCCAAGTTGAGTTTCACCAGTTTTCAGGTTATGTAAATGTTGATGACAGAAACCAGCAAGCACTCTTTTTCTACTTTGCTGAAGCTGAAAAAGATGCAGCTTCCAAGCCCCTTGTTCTGTGGCTCAATGGAG GGCCTGGTTGTTCTTCTCTTGGGGTTGGTGCGTTTTCAGAGAATGGACCATTTAGGCCCAAAGGAGAAGGCTTGGTTAGGAATCAATTCAGCTGGAACAGAG AAGCTAATATGCTGTATTTGGAAACGCCAATTGGAGTTGGATTCTCTTACTCAACTGATACTTCTGCTTATGAGGGTGTGAATGACAAAATCACAG cCAGGGATAACTTGGTGTTCTTGAAAAACTGGTTTATAAAGTTCCCAGAATACAGAAACAGAAGTTTATTCATTGTAGGAGAAAGCTATGCAG GCCATTATGTTCCTCAACTGGCTGAGCTTATGCTCCAATTCAACAAAAAGGAGAAGTTGTTCAATCTGAAAGGCATTGCT CTTGGTAATCCAGTTCTAGAATTTGCCACAGATTTCAATTCGAGAGCAGAGTTCTTCTGGTCACATGGATTAATTTCAGATACAACGTACAAAGTGTTCTCTTCTGTTTGTAACTATTCAAGATATGTGAGGGAATACTACAATGGTGCTGTTTCTCCTGTCTGTTCAAGTGTTATGAGCCAAGTTAGTACAGAAACAAGTAGATTTGTGGACAAGTATGATGTGACCCTTGATGTTTGTTTATCTTCAGTGTTTTCACAAACCAAAGTCCTCAATCCCCAG CAAGTCACTGAAACGATAGATGTATGTGTGGAAGATGAAACAGTCAATTATCTGAACAGAAAAGATGTGCAATCAGCTTTGCATGCACGTCTTGTTGGAGTTCAAAGATGGTCTGCTTGCAGCAA TGTCCTTGATTATGAGCTGCGTGACTTGGAAATACCAACAATCACTGTTGTGGGGAAGCTAGTACAGGAGGGAATACCCGTACTGGTATACAG TGGTGATCAGGATTCAGTAATCCCTCTGACTGGAAGTAGAACATTAGTACATAAATTGGCAAAAAAGCTAGGATTGAAAACCACTGTGCCATACAGGGTGTGGTTTGAGAAGCAGCAG GTGGGTGGGTGGACTCAAGTTTATGGTGACATTCTTTCATTTGCCACCATCAGAGGAGCATCACATGAGGCTCCATTTTCACAGCCTGAGAGGTCACTGGTGCTGTTCAAGTCCTTCTTAGAAGGACGACCAATGCCACAAGAGTTTTGA
- the LOC114185333 gene encoding inactive leucine-rich repeat receptor-like protein kinase CORYNE isoform X1, translating to MFRKRHIASSLARELLALQPLFILFLFSLHHNTVQCQGRLSKHVSSEPPSPSRPSPPSSSGYKDDPKKIIFSLVLGAVTGLVCSVFFALVVRCVVQYLNRTPILKGPVIFSPKIAPKTLQIALAKENHLLGSSPNGKYYKTVLDNGLTIAVKRLTPFGSNSPEAKKKSLKRQIQTELELLASLRHRNLMSLRAYVREPDGFSLVYDYVSTGSLSDVMNRVWENELAFGWEVRLRIAVGVVKGLQYLHFTCAPQILHFNLKPTNVMLDGDFEPRLADYGLAKLLPNLDRGTSLYTPPECFHNCSRYTDKSDIFSFGMILGVLLTGKDPTDPFFGEAASGGSLGCWLRHLQQAGEARDALDKSMLGEEGEEDEMLMAVRIAAACLSDMPADRPSSDELVHMLTQLHSF from the exons ATGTTTAGGAAAAGGCACATCGCTTCTTCTCTTGCCAGAGAATTGTTGGCACTCCAGCCACTTTTTATTCTATTCTTGTTCAGCTTGCACCACAACACTGTGCAATGTCAAGGAAGGTTGAGTAAACATGTTTCTTCAGAGCCTCCCTCGCCTTCTAGGCCATCACCACCATCATCATCAGGATACAAGGATGACCCCAAGAAGATAATTTTTAGCTTGGTTTTAGGAGCAGTAACTGGACTGGTTTGTTCTGTTTTCTTTGCACTTGTGGTACGTTGTGTGGTGCAGTACCTAAACCGCACACCAATCCTCAAGGGGCCTGTTATTTTCTCCCCCAAAATTGCCCCCAAGACACTCCAAATAGCTTTGGCCAAGGAAAACCACTTGCTTGGTTCGAGTCCTAATGGGAAATACTACAAAACCGTGCTTGACAATGGACTCACTATTGCAGTGAAAAGGCTAACACCCTTTGGGAGCAACTCTCCAGAGGCTAAGAAAAAATCATTGAAGAGGCAGATACAAACTGAGCTAGAGCTTCTTGCAAGCTTAAGACACAGGAACTTGATGAGTTTGAGAGCCTATGTACGTGAGCCTGATGGTTTCTCATTGGTTTATGATTATGTGTCCACTGGGAGTCTTTCTGATGTGATGAACAGAGTGTGGGAGAATGAGTTGGCCTTTGGTTGGGAAGTTAGGCTCAGGATTGCTGTTGGTGTGGTGAAGGGTCTTCAGTATCTTCACTTCACTTGTGCGCCTCAGATATTGCACTTCAACTTGAAGCCAACAAATGTCATGCTGGATGGTGATTTTGAACCCAGATTAGCAGATTATGGTTTGGCCAAACTTTTACCCAACTTGGATAGAGGAACTTCTCTCTACACTCCACCTGAATGTTTCCACAATTGCAG CAGGTACACTGACAAAAGTGACATCTTCAGTTTTGGCATGATACTAGGTGTTTTGTTAACGGGTAAGGACCCTACAGATCCATTTTTTGGAGAAGCAGCGAGTGGTGGAAGTTTGGGATGTTGGCTGAGACACTTGCAGCAAGCCGGTGAGGCGAGGGATGCCCTTGATAAGAGCATGTTAGGTGAAGAAGGAGAGGAAGATGAGATGTTAATGGCTGTTAGGATTGCTGCTGCATGCCTCTCTGATATGCCTGCAGATAGGCCTTCTAGTGACGAGCTTGTTCACATGCTAACGCAACTGCACAGTTTTTGA
- the LOC114185333 gene encoding inactive leucine-rich repeat receptor-like protein kinase CORYNE isoform X2, translating into MFRKRHIASSLARELLALQPLFILFLFSLHHNTVQCQGRLSKHVSSEPPSPSRPSPPSSSGYKDDPKKIIFSLVLGAVTGLVCSVFFALVVRCVVQYLNRTPILKGPVIFSPKIAPKTLQIALAKENHLLGSSPNGKYYKTVLDNGLTIAVKRLTPFGSNSPEAKKKSLKRQIQTELELLASLRHRNLMSLRAYVREPDGFSLVYDYVSTGSLSDVMNRVWENELAFGWEVRLRIAVGVVKGLQYLHFTCAPQILHFNLKPTNVMLDGDFEPRLADYGLAKLLPNLDRGTSLYTPPECFHNCRYTDKSDIFSFGMILGVLLTGKDPTDPFFGEAASGGSLGCWLRHLQQAGEARDALDKSMLGEEGEEDEMLMAVRIAAACLSDMPADRPSSDELVHMLTQLHSF; encoded by the exons ATGTTTAGGAAAAGGCACATCGCTTCTTCTCTTGCCAGAGAATTGTTGGCACTCCAGCCACTTTTTATTCTATTCTTGTTCAGCTTGCACCACAACACTGTGCAATGTCAAGGAAGGTTGAGTAAACATGTTTCTTCAGAGCCTCCCTCGCCTTCTAGGCCATCACCACCATCATCATCAGGATACAAGGATGACCCCAAGAAGATAATTTTTAGCTTGGTTTTAGGAGCAGTAACTGGACTGGTTTGTTCTGTTTTCTTTGCACTTGTGGTACGTTGTGTGGTGCAGTACCTAAACCGCACACCAATCCTCAAGGGGCCTGTTATTTTCTCCCCCAAAATTGCCCCCAAGACACTCCAAATAGCTTTGGCCAAGGAAAACCACTTGCTTGGTTCGAGTCCTAATGGGAAATACTACAAAACCGTGCTTGACAATGGACTCACTATTGCAGTGAAAAGGCTAACACCCTTTGGGAGCAACTCTCCAGAGGCTAAGAAAAAATCATTGAAGAGGCAGATACAAACTGAGCTAGAGCTTCTTGCAAGCTTAAGACACAGGAACTTGATGAGTTTGAGAGCCTATGTACGTGAGCCTGATGGTTTCTCATTGGTTTATGATTATGTGTCCACTGGGAGTCTTTCTGATGTGATGAACAGAGTGTGGGAGAATGAGTTGGCCTTTGGTTGGGAAGTTAGGCTCAGGATTGCTGTTGGTGTGGTGAAGGGTCTTCAGTATCTTCACTTCACTTGTGCGCCTCAGATATTGCACTTCAACTTGAAGCCAACAAATGTCATGCTGGATGGTGATTTTGAACCCAGATTAGCAGATTATGGTTTGGCCAAACTTTTACCCAACTTGGATAGAGGAACTTCTCTCTACACTCCACCTGAATGTTTCCACAATTGCAG GTACACTGACAAAAGTGACATCTTCAGTTTTGGCATGATACTAGGTGTTTTGTTAACGGGTAAGGACCCTACAGATCCATTTTTTGGAGAAGCAGCGAGTGGTGGAAGTTTGGGATGTTGGCTGAGACACTTGCAGCAAGCCGGTGAGGCGAGGGATGCCCTTGATAAGAGCATGTTAGGTGAAGAAGGAGAGGAAGATGAGATGTTAATGGCTGTTAGGATTGCTGCTGCATGCCTCTCTGATATGCCTGCAGATAGGCCTTCTAGTGACGAGCTTGTTCACATGCTAACGCAACTGCACAGTTTTTGA